The Populus nigra chromosome 14, ddPopNigr1.1, whole genome shotgun sequence genome has a segment encoding these proteins:
- the LOC133673018 gene encoding uncharacterized protein LOC133673018, which yields MLRALSTCRNHGGYERLVDEPVNRSLLDGKLKRAKSVPASVFGSSKSRKLGPELALQNIFPAKPSSRKVSKSHPLFSLFNNRRKKKPTARPEFARYLQYVKEGGIWL from the coding sequence ATGTTGAGAGCATTGAGCACATGCAGGAACCATGGGGGTTATGAAAGGTTAGTTGACGAGCCTGTTAACAGAAGTCTATTGGATGGGAAGTTGAAGAGGGCTAAAAGCGTACCAGCTAGTGTTTTTGGCTCATCAAAGTCACGAAAGTTGGGACCAGAACTGGcccttcaaaatatttttccgGCGAAGCCTAGCAGCAGAAAGGTTAGCAAGAGTCATCCACTGTTTAGTCTCTTCAATAATCGTAGAAAGAAGAAACCTACGGCTAGGCCAGAATTTGCTAGGTACTTGCAGTATGTGAAGGAAGGAGGGATATGGCTCTGA